One Candidatus Saccharibacteria bacterium RAAC3_TM7_1 genomic region harbors:
- a CDS encoding hypothetical protein (RAAC3_TM7_1_647), with translation MFLVLTAILFVLMTIATYAVAYRLANPQAEVSYSKLVGGLAGMSGLPFLSGATYSAYRAGGRRIVGRSTHGGNSDDGHCLREGRIARPRAADHHVVPEARNGLGLVSEACFFFRASLQLRVGSQRIDPS, from the coding sequence ATGTTCCTCGTTTTGACAGCAATACTGTTCGTCCTTATGACGATTGCTACTTACGCGGTGGCATACAGGCTCGCCAATCCTCAAGCGGAAGTTTCTTACTCCAAGCTGGTGGGAGGGCTCGCCGGTATGAGTGGACTGCCGTTTTTGAGCGGCGCTACCTACTCTGCCTACCGGGCAGGTGGGCGAAGGATTGTCGGTCGCAGTACTCATGGTGGGAATAGTGACGATGGCCATTGCCTCCGTGAGGGGCGAATTGCAAGGCCTCGAGCAGCCGACCATCACGTAGTACCTGAAGCGAGGAACGGCCTCGGACTAGTGTCCGAGGCCTGTTTCTTCTTTAGAGCTTCTTTACAGCTTCGAGTAGGATCTCAGCGGATTGATCCCAGCTAA
- a CDS encoding hypothetical protein (RAAC3_TM7_1_638): protein MTLVVKQETGHPQLARERVQAYSAAIAERCKRNDIPTAHYYLASLAVEELQIAANRGEDPPEETFRSAAYRLQHAAESNDGINELASLRARLLCIWMRPIVWAGIVNLEGLNDREARRVADNLGFDEHATETAELTAEALERHDRLLATPSRERSEDEQRQLREIKGYIGEATPVLLAMRRATAKQFALPSLAYDDDINPDTSTHIDGFYYDNRRRRGDESIFSYQVEGNVRTHSHIASHIPVVNAHLMGNTPKSSKWPNDDRGYATTRRLITEQRGKRLSLSARSTLDHIASGVFNYVMHK, encoded by the coding sequence ATGACGTTAGTGGTGAAGCAAGAGACAGGTCACCCACAACTGGCTCGAGAAAGAGTCCAAGCCTACAGTGCCGCCATCGCAGAGCGCTGCAAACGGAACGATATCCCCACTGCACACTATTACCTAGCAAGTCTTGCGGTCGAAGAGTTGCAGATTGCGGCAAACCGGGGCGAAGACCCACCCGAAGAAACGTTTCGCTCAGCCGCATACCGATTACAGCACGCAGCTGAGTCAAATGATGGTATTAACGAGCTTGCTTCGCTACGAGCTCGCTTACTTTGTATATGGATGCGTCCTATCGTATGGGCGGGCATTGTTAACCTGGAAGGACTGAACGATAGAGAGGCCAGAAGAGTAGCAGATAACCTCGGGTTTGACGAGCATGCGACAGAAACAGCCGAACTCACTGCTGAAGCGTTAGAACGCCACGATAGGCTTCTTGCTACGCCTTCTCGCGAGAGATCCGAGGATGAGCAAAGACAACTACGTGAAATTAAAGGCTATATTGGCGAGGCGACGCCAGTCCTCCTCGCAATGCGCCGCGCCACCGCCAAGCAATTCGCCTTGCCGTCTTTGGCGTACGATGACGACATCAACCCCGATACTTCAACCCATATTGACGGATTCTACTATGACAACCGTAGGAGACGGGGTGATGAATCGATCTTCTCCTATCAGGTGGAGGGTAACGTCCGTACGCATAGCCATATAGCATCTCATATCCCAGTCGTTAACGCTCATTTAATGGGAAATACCCCTAAATCCAGTAAGTGGCCGAACGACGACCGAGGATATGCAACAACACGGCGGCTTATTACCGAACAGCGCGGTAAGCGTTTGAGCCTGAGCGCCAGATCAACTCTTGACCATATAGCGAGTGGCGTATTTAATTACGTCATGCATAAATAA
- a CDS encoding HAD-superfamily subfamily IB hydrolase, TIGR01490 (RAAC3_TM7_1_640) — translation MKFAVFDIDGTVFRWQLYYEVVLKLLERGFFEDHQANAIRASFHAWQSRKEAFHTFEIAAIKALDESLTRLKVEDFELLTSQILEESGHKVYAYTTDLATSLKAEGYYLLALSGSMQEIAEPFAKSYGFDECIGWLYERKDHAFTGKVARATVGNKAAILKDYFVAHDVDLKGSIAVGDSKSDIEMLELVERGIAFNPSEELLEAAKQHNWEVVIERKNIAYTMQKGRDGLYVLAQTDTF, via the coding sequence ATGAAATTCGCCGTCTTCGACATCGATGGAACCGTCTTCCGCTGGCAGCTATACTATGAAGTCGTCCTAAAGCTACTCGAACGGGGATTTTTTGAGGATCACCAGGCAAACGCCATTCGCGCCAGCTTTCATGCCTGGCAGTCACGCAAGGAGGCTTTTCATACGTTTGAGATTGCAGCGATTAAAGCGTTAGACGAAAGTTTAACACGACTGAAGGTGGAAGATTTTGAACTACTCACCAGCCAGATTCTTGAAGAATCAGGGCACAAAGTCTATGCCTACACGACAGATTTAGCCACATCATTAAAGGCCGAAGGTTACTATCTCCTGGCGCTCAGCGGATCGATGCAAGAGATTGCCGAACCGTTTGCCAAATCATACGGATTTGACGAGTGCATCGGCTGGCTATACGAACGTAAAGACCACGCGTTTACTGGAAAAGTGGCACGAGCTACGGTCGGGAATAAAGCAGCTATTTTGAAAGATTATTTCGTGGCACATGATGTTGACCTCAAGGGAAGCATAGCGGTTGGCGATAGTAAGAGCGACATAGAGATGCTCGAGCTCGTCGAGCGTGGCATTGCATTTAACCCCTCCGAAGAGCTACTAGAGGCAGCCAAACAACATAACTGGGAAGTGGTGATAGAGCGTAAAAACATTGCTTACACCATGCAGAAGGGTCGCGATGGATTATACGTATTGGCGCAAACAGACACTTTCTAA
- a CDS encoding hypothetical protein (RAAC3_TM7_1_645), translating into MDAKGGENVKFIADGLTVLRVLSAAGVALCIWQGAWELATIVFLVGILSDAFDGIAARRWPYSPSENMRYPWRKDPHAFDNAADLSLSTAALLGVTLALLPFWGAVAVVIAVAGVSLIFVKSVELAAKTDVKRAERIDVAHGFVYGAELFVMLVVMTWQAFEFWPWIVAGYVVLACPLLWAKRDRITSRPEVDYGGH; encoded by the coding sequence ATGGACGCGAAAGGTGGTGAAAATGTGAAGTTCATTGCTGATGGGCTGACGGTGCTGCGTGTGCTGTCAGCAGCTGGAGTAGCGCTTTGTATTTGGCAGGGTGCGTGGGAGCTTGCGACGATCGTATTTCTCGTTGGCATTCTGAGTGATGCTTTCGACGGGATCGCCGCTCGTCGCTGGCCCTACTCACCTTCCGAGAACATGCGTTACCCCTGGCGCAAGGATCCGCACGCATTTGACAATGCGGCCGATCTCAGCTTGAGTACTGCTGCCCTGTTGGGTGTGACTCTCGCACTTCTCCCCTTCTGGGGTGCGGTCGCAGTTGTAATCGCGGTCGCGGGCGTGTCACTGATATTTGTGAAGTCCGTCGAGCTGGCGGCCAAGACAGATGTCAAGCGTGCTGAGCGGATTGACGTGGCTCATGGCTTCGTCTACGGTGCGGAACTTTTCGTGATGCTGGTTGTTATGACCTGGCAGGCGTTTGAGTTCTGGCCTTGGATTGTTGCTGGCTATGTCGTCCTCGCGTGTCCTCTTCTTTGGGCAAAGCGTGATCGCATCACGTCGCGTCCCGAGGTGGACTACGGCGGCCATTAA
- a CDS encoding sortase family protein (RAAC3_TM7_1_637) produces MQPDDNMPIQKPPQGGTQPPERSIAASQAAAADVTRHQIDAIYSKQAADEGRTDVTAVEPTPYQRNHTPSHTIRSEEWNRYHSAWQNYYQKYYEHYYMGAVRQVHQAYTSRLPSQLDQGHPTQAIGTATSNEPLSKDEAMYDLRAQLVDKVQSSAKKVRKSRHFVPLVSAIGVLLLFVFLQYNSIIIGNVKAYVTPGEIDPQNIVVDPNASLAVSKDPVLIIPKINVNVPVIYNVTPDQTSQLKAMERGLAWFGIPGANSKPGQIGNTVLSGHSSNDFTDGGKYKFVFALLDRLKKGDIFYVHYNGTRYTYNVTKIRVVKPNDVKSLQDGTTKPEVTLLTCTPLGTALNRLLVTGEQISPNPATAAKAPQTDTGGEAITMPGTAPTLIERLFGAR; encoded by the coding sequence ATGCAACCTGATGACAACATGCCGATCCAAAAACCGCCTCAAGGTGGTACCCAACCGCCTGAGCGTTCTATCGCAGCCTCACAGGCGGCCGCAGCCGATGTAACGCGTCACCAGATCGATGCTATCTACTCAAAACAAGCCGCCGATGAGGGAAGGACAGACGTGACCGCCGTCGAGCCGACCCCATACCAGCGCAACCATACGCCATCACATACAATTCGTTCCGAGGAATGGAACCGTTATCATAGTGCCTGGCAAAATTATTATCAGAAGTACTACGAACATTACTACATGGGTGCCGTCCGTCAGGTACACCAAGCGTATACCAGTCGGTTGCCGTCGCAACTAGACCAAGGACACCCTACGCAGGCCATTGGTACCGCTACCAGCAACGAACCACTCTCTAAGGACGAAGCCATGTACGACCTACGCGCGCAGCTGGTCGACAAAGTACAGTCATCCGCCAAGAAAGTACGTAAAAGCCGCCACTTTGTACCGCTCGTATCAGCCATCGGCGTCTTACTGCTTTTCGTCTTTTTACAATACAACAGTATTATCATCGGCAATGTTAAAGCCTACGTAACTCCGGGTGAGATTGATCCTCAAAATATCGTTGTCGATCCGAATGCCTCGCTCGCCGTCAGTAAGGATCCGGTACTGATCATCCCGAAGATTAATGTTAATGTCCCGGTTATCTATAACGTCACGCCAGACCAGACCTCGCAACTAAAGGCGATGGAAAGGGGCCTAGCCTGGTTTGGTATACCAGGCGCCAACAGCAAGCCTGGCCAAATCGGCAATACGGTGCTCTCCGGGCACTCAAGCAATGACTTTACCGACGGTGGTAAATACAAATTCGTGTTCGCTTTACTTGACCGACTAAAGAAAGGCGACATATTCTACGTCCACTATAATGGCACACGTTACACGTATAACGTTACGAAAATCCGTGTCGTCAAGCCAAATGACGTCAAGTCATTGCAGGATGGTACAACCAAACCCGAAGTGACGCTTCTAACCTGTACGCCACTCGGTACGGCGCTGAACCGCCTACTTGTTACTGGCGAACAGATAAGCCCCAACCCAGCAACCGCCGCAAAAGCACCGCAAACGGATACTGGTGGAGAGGCAATCACAATGCCAGGTACTGCACCGACGCTTATCGAGCGGCTATTTGGTGCCCGCTAG
- a CDS encoding hypothetical protein (RAAC3_TM7_1_639) has translation MDYTYWRKQTLSKPLFPDIEWSRPERRDQAGNLLIIGGNKLGFVAVAESYQTALDTGVGHVKVLVPDCLKRTIPPIITEVIYAPCNTSGGLSGDAKNDLMAAAAWSDGTLLIGDAGRNSETAVLYEHFIKDYSGPLTISRDAIDLIKNDPRLIAERPDTLIVASFAQVQKLFQGVYYPKMLTFNMQLLQLVEALHKFSTTYPCTLVTLHKDTIIIASGGEVITQSWENPMAIWRGQVATKAAGYGLWNKGKLLEATTASLASDL, from the coding sequence ATGGATTATACGTATTGGCGCAAACAGACACTTTCTAAGCCGCTGTTTCCGGATATCGAATGGTCAAGGCCGGAGCGGCGCGACCAAGCTGGCAACCTGCTCATTATCGGTGGGAACAAACTTGGTTTCGTGGCTGTTGCCGAAAGCTATCAGACAGCGCTCGATACCGGTGTTGGCCACGTCAAGGTCTTAGTGCCCGACTGCCTCAAACGAACGATTCCGCCCATCATCACTGAGGTTATTTATGCGCCCTGTAATACGTCGGGTGGGCTCAGTGGCGACGCGAAAAACGACCTGATGGCCGCCGCCGCCTGGTCGGACGGTACACTACTGATCGGCGACGCCGGTCGCAACAGCGAAACAGCCGTGTTATACGAACATTTCATCAAGGACTACAGCGGACCACTCACTATCTCGCGTGACGCGATCGATCTCATTAAAAACGACCCGCGACTTATTGCCGAGCGTCCCGACACGCTCATCGTCGCCAGCTTTGCCCAAGTACAAAAACTCTTTCAAGGTGTGTACTATCCCAAAATGCTGACTTTCAATATGCAACTACTACAGCTGGTCGAAGCGCTGCATAAATTCAGCACTACTTATCCCTGTACACTGGTTACCTTGCATAAAGACACAATCATCATCGCTAGTGGCGGGGAAGTCATCACCCAAAGCTGGGAGAATCCGATGGCGATCTGGCGTGGCCAGGTTGCTACGAAAGCCGCAGGTTATGGACTCTGGAACAAGGGCAAACTGCTCGAAGCAACCACCGCCTCCCTCGCCAGCGACCTTTAA
- a CDS encoding hypothetical protein (RAAC3_TM7_1_636) — MKETMHQTRSRRRQIIQRTIVYTLMTTFVVGLVTVLVLLMLGYRFNRLTNTIEQGGLVQFVTRPSGASVTVGNAHLIDTTPSKITVNAGHYQVKMEKSGYRLWQKSVDIEAGEVLWLNYAQLVPEKITTTTVASFASLYEARVSPTGRYYALLPDVTKPSIVLIDMADSKYQQTNVNLSTVAGKTSGTWRYTIASWSNDSNFILVKRTQASRIEWLLVDRHDPAKSQNLTSTYKKAISTVLFDPNSSNRLILRMNDGTLQTADVSSGNLSDVLLRDITGINVSDDTLLYVQQKSPAIQSVGYMSLGGVKGRELVQRETKQKLLIDIGSYYGDLYTVITTGNEIDLYRLSALPKSASTAPITMTPVAHFQVATPPLDASIRSAGRLAVVESQRGFLTYDLELGKMTSTDLGTTTASRLTWLDKYHVGYVVNGRFTIIEFDGGNRQEITEATTGFEGNQSSDNKYVYSFLRTDRGVELRRSQMILSN; from the coding sequence ATGAAAGAGACTATGCACCAAACCCGCTCTCGGCGACGCCAGATTATCCAGCGTACTATCGTCTACACGTTAATGACAACCTTTGTCGTCGGTCTCGTAACGGTACTCGTACTACTAATGCTTGGCTACCGTTTCAACCGGCTGACGAACACGATCGAGCAAGGCGGCCTCGTCCAATTTGTTACCCGCCCCAGTGGCGCTTCGGTAACGGTCGGCAACGCGCATCTGATCGATACGACACCCTCGAAGATTACGGTCAACGCTGGTCACTACCAGGTGAAGATGGAAAAAAGTGGCTATCGCCTCTGGCAGAAGTCGGTCGACATCGAAGCGGGCGAGGTGCTATGGCTAAACTACGCACAACTGGTGCCGGAAAAGATTACCACCACAACGGTAGCTTCCTTCGCGTCGCTTTATGAAGCGCGCGTCTCGCCGACCGGACGCTACTACGCGTTATTACCTGATGTCACAAAGCCGAGTATTGTTCTGATAGACATGGCCGATAGCAAATACCAGCAAACCAACGTCAACCTAAGTACGGTAGCGGGAAAGACGTCGGGCACCTGGCGCTATACGATTGCGAGCTGGAGCAACGACAGTAATTTTATATTGGTAAAACGTACGCAAGCATCACGGATCGAATGGCTACTGGTCGATCGGCACGACCCGGCCAAATCGCAGAATTTAACCAGTACTTACAAAAAAGCGATATCGACTGTCCTGTTTGATCCGAATTCGAGCAATCGTCTCATCTTGCGGATGAATGACGGAACGTTGCAGACAGCCGATGTTTCCTCTGGCAATCTGTCGGACGTGCTACTACGCGATATTACTGGTATCAATGTCAGCGACGATACACTGTTGTATGTGCAGCAGAAATCGCCAGCCATCCAGTCGGTCGGGTATATGTCTCTCGGCGGCGTGAAAGGCCGTGAACTAGTGCAGCGGGAAACCAAGCAAAAACTACTGATAGACATTGGATCGTACTACGGTGATCTGTATACGGTTATTACGACTGGCAATGAGATAGATTTATACCGGCTCTCTGCCCTTCCGAAGAGTGCCTCAACCGCACCGATTACCATGACACCAGTTGCGCACTTCCAGGTGGCGACGCCGCCACTTGATGCATCGATCAGATCGGCGGGTCGTTTGGCCGTTGTAGAGTCTCAACGTGGCTTTCTGACATATGATCTGGAGCTTGGTAAGATGACTTCCACCGACCTCGGTACAACCACGGCCAGTCGGCTTACATGGCTCGATAAGTACCATGTTGGCTACGTCGTCAACGGACGCTTTACGATCATCGAATTTGACGGTGGGAACCGCCAGGAAATCACCGAAGCGACCACCGGTTTTGAAGGTAACCAATCGAGCGATAATAAATACGTCTATAGTTTTCTGCGTACCGATCGCGGCGTTGAGCTACGGCGTAGCCAAATGATACTCTCGAACTAG
- a CDS encoding Exodeoxyribonuclease III Xth (RAAC3_TM7_1_643) has translation MKLYSWNVNGIRAVLNKGALQKFIAEHDPDFLCLQETKASRDQFEIDFPQYEEHFFSAVKKGYAGTAIFSKTKPLGYKDGFPADIIKKFDVTGDIYGNPNDEGRVTAAEFDDFWMVTVYTPNSKGDLSRLKLRYDSWDKAFLAYVKQLEKTKPVLFCGDLNVAHQEIDLANPKQNIGKHGFTDEERERFQDFLDAGFVDTFRAVYPDKTEAYSWWTHWANARARNVGWRIDYWLASQEIAARVKNPQIHPDVMGSDHCPVSIEIV, from the coding sequence ATGAAGCTCTATTCCTGGAACGTTAACGGTATCCGCGCCGTCCTCAATAAAGGGGCACTGCAAAAGTTCATCGCCGAACATGACCCAGATTTCCTCTGCCTACAAGAGACGAAAGCTTCGCGTGATCAGTTTGAGATCGATTTTCCGCAGTACGAGGAGCACTTTTTTAGTGCTGTCAAAAAAGGCTACGCCGGTACGGCAATTTTTTCCAAGACCAAACCGCTTGGCTACAAAGATGGCTTTCCAGCTGACATTATTAAGAAATTCGACGTCACCGGCGACATCTACGGCAACCCCAACGACGAGGGCAGGGTAACCGCCGCCGAGTTCGATGATTTTTGGATGGTGACCGTCTACACACCAAATTCAAAAGGCGATCTGAGCCGATTGAAGCTGCGCTACGACAGTTGGGATAAAGCATTCCTGGCGTACGTCAAACAGCTTGAGAAGACCAAACCCGTACTATTTTGCGGTGACCTCAACGTTGCCCACCAGGAAATCGACCTCGCAAATCCCAAGCAAAATATCGGCAAGCACGGCTTTACTGATGAAGAGCGCGAGCGTTTCCAAGACTTTCTCGACGCTGGTTTCGTCGATACCTTCCGCGCGGTGTACCCAGACAAAACCGAAGCCTACAGTTGGTGGACGCATTGGGCCAATGCCAGGGCACGTAACGTCGGCTGGCGCATTGACTACTGGCTCGCTAGTCAGGAAATTGCGGCGCGTGTTAAAAACCCGCAAATTCACCCCGACGTCATGGGCTCCGACCATTGTCCGGTCAGTATCGAAATCGTATGA
- a CDS encoding SsrA-binding protein (RAAC3_TM7_1_644): MFVICYNRIVMAQKKHKKKQPSGQVVNRRARFDYALEDEIVAGLELTGQEVRAARDGHVQLKGSFVSLKDNELWLNNASFSLKLNEKGSDNRSIDTRPRKLLAKRKQIDAFAASRQQGMTIVPTKLLTRGRFIKLVIALGKGKKTYDKRETIKRRDQDRDVKRMMK; the protein is encoded by the coding sequence ATGTTTGTTATCTGTTACAATAGAATTGTTATGGCACAGAAAAAGCACAAAAAAAAGCAGCCAAGTGGCCAGGTCGTCAACCGTCGGGCCCGCTTTGACTATGCGCTCGAAGATGAAATCGTCGCTGGTCTTGAGCTTACCGGCCAGGAAGTCCGAGCAGCGCGCGATGGCCACGTCCAGCTGAAAGGCTCGTTCGTCAGTTTAAAAGACAACGAGCTGTGGCTCAATAATGCCAGCTTTAGTCTGAAGCTCAATGAAAAAGGAAGCGATAATCGTAGTATTGATACTAGGCCTCGCAAACTTCTCGCTAAGCGCAAGCAGATCGATGCCTTTGCCGCCAGTCGGCAGCAAGGCATGACGATTGTCCCGACAAAGCTACTCACCCGTGGGCGGTTTATTAAACTCGTCATTGCCCTCGGAAAAGGCAAGAAGACCTATGACAAACGCGAAACGATAAAACGCCGCGACCAGGATCGCGACGTAAAGCGTATGATGAAGTAA
- a CDS encoding hypothetical protein (RAAC3_TM7_1_642), with the protein MNELANKTLVMIVGPTAIGKSTLMREVVRLDPRFSYVRAFTTRPQRNGENSSYIHLSEVEAQTLKDRGEALTWIEHPTTHFKYGTVIQSFQTTFNLQDTLASTVQMYRALPFARTMTISLMASVESWQEWLQARFPEMNDDLRKRLQEGKDSIEWSLAQTIDHHWLVNRPGQLSETARQVIAIATNRMSQTAAPQEATKLLKTIESLLLYK; encoded by the coding sequence ATGAATGAATTAGCAAACAAAACTCTCGTCATGATCGTTGGACCGACTGCTATCGGCAAGTCCACGCTAATGCGCGAAGTCGTCCGGCTTGATCCGCGTTTTAGTTACGTCCGAGCGTTTACAACGCGTCCGCAGCGAAATGGCGAAAATAGTAGCTATATTCATCTATCAGAGGTTGAAGCGCAAACACTGAAGGATCGAGGCGAAGCACTAACCTGGATCGAACACCCCACGACACACTTTAAGTACGGCACGGTCATTCAAAGTTTTCAAACCACATTCAATCTTCAGGATACATTAGCGAGTACTGTTCAGATGTATCGCGCTTTACCCTTTGCTCGGACGATGACAATCAGCCTAATGGCATCGGTTGAATCGTGGCAGGAATGGCTCCAGGCACGCTTTCCCGAAATGAACGACGACTTACGAAAACGTCTTCAAGAAGGAAAAGATTCGATCGAATGGTCGCTTGCCCAAACCATCGATCATCACTGGCTCGTCAACCGCCCAGGGCAGCTCTCCGAAACCGCGCGACAGGTGATTGCTATCGCTACGAACAGAATGAGTCAGACCGCTGCACCACAAGAAGCAACAAAACTTCTCAAAACAATCGAGAGTTTGCTATTATACAAGTAG
- a CDS encoding hypothetical protein (RAAC3_TM7_1_646), whose product MTREIKKPILITFDGEARTGKGTIVQATKDFLRDELGYKVMLIDRGQTFRVLVVAATRAGANLDDPTAIDAFLEDKQNVAACVQFVKDVYHMEKSERDNLLYTNQVGESSAKVGARPASQKFVANLTKKWLHDAGIEDFEVVLVDGRALENIAQEMEAEGLCDYRAGLYFICEEYIGARRTLGYAATKYEDLSPSQRVEVEDLVAQIKARNQRDFERDVEPLIRPNAPTIVLPSAIDPEIIQQPSGRYVAIIDTSADMTKRVMCAPVLKLMRAVFS is encoded by the coding sequence GTGACACGTGAGATCAAGAAACCTATCCTCATCACGTTTGATGGTGAGGCGCGTACTGGCAAGGGCACAATTGTTCAGGCTACCAAGGATTTTTTACGTGATGAACTCGGCTACAAAGTGATGCTGATCGACCGCGGACAGACATTTCGCGTTTTAGTTGTGGCGGCGACCCGTGCCGGGGCCAATCTTGATGATCCAACGGCCATTGATGCTTTTCTTGAGGACAAGCAGAATGTCGCTGCCTGCGTACAGTTTGTCAAAGATGTTTATCATATGGAAAAGTCGGAACGAGACAACCTGCTCTATACCAATCAAGTCGGAGAGAGTAGCGCTAAAGTGGGTGCGAGGCCAGCAAGTCAGAAATTTGTGGCAAATCTCACCAAAAAGTGGCTCCACGATGCTGGCATCGAAGATTTCGAGGTAGTGCTCGTTGATGGACGGGCGCTCGAAAACATTGCTCAGGAAATGGAAGCCGAAGGCTTGTGTGACTACCGCGCAGGTCTTTATTTTATCTGTGAGGAATATATTGGTGCACGCCGTACCTTAGGCTACGCGGCTACAAAGTATGAAGATTTATCACCTAGTCAACGAGTGGAAGTCGAGGATCTCGTTGCACAAATCAAGGCACGCAATCAACGTGACTTTGAGCGAGACGTCGAGCCGCTTATACGACCAAATGCACCGACTATTGTTTTACCAAGCGCCATTGACCCCGAAATTATTCAGCAGCCGAGTGGTCGCTACGTAGCAATCATTGATACAAGTGCTGACATGACGAAGAGAGTAATGTGTGCGCCAGTACTCAAACTTATGCGTGCGGTCTTCTCTTAG
- a CDS encoding hypothetical protein (RAAC3_TM7_1_641), with product MAQHTSKTYQSNPFYIALEGLTTFFKKAQSVAIAAIVLSALAFLGNGVSTIQNAITPNDARPDRQISRQESEAIKGDLESTFRALPPAVWAIIGVIAATILSIAILIGIVISGVSDYTSARLAAGHDTNLGEALKEVFRHIGSYLWLQIIIIVKVILWSLLLIVPGIIMSVRYSLAGTSFFAKDLRGNAAVKHSLELTKGAWLTTFAASGLWNMMTFGAMDAVLRPGTNAVLYRQYSATKEKPAAHWLSWLTLLLPIVLAVFIGLLILMAVLLFAAADYSFSA from the coding sequence GTGGCACAACATACGTCAAAAACCTATCAAAGTAACCCGTTTTATATCGCGCTCGAGGGCTTGACGACCTTCTTTAAGAAAGCGCAATCGGTGGCAATCGCTGCCATTGTACTATCGGCACTGGCATTCCTTGGCAACGGAGTTAGCACCATCCAAAATGCCATCACACCAAACGATGCGCGTCCTGATCGGCAAATCTCACGTCAGGAGAGTGAAGCAATTAAGGGTGACCTCGAGAGCACATTTCGTGCATTGCCACCAGCCGTCTGGGCAATTATCGGGGTTATTGCGGCCACGATACTGTCCATTGCCATTCTCATAGGGATAGTCATTAGTGGTGTCAGTGACTACACGTCGGCACGCTTGGCTGCCGGACACGACACCAATCTTGGTGAAGCCTTAAAAGAAGTCTTCCGACATATCGGCAGCTATTTATGGCTACAGATTATCATTATTGTCAAAGTAATCCTCTGGTCGCTTCTGTTGATCGTGCCTGGTATCATCATGTCAGTCCGTTACAGTTTGGCTGGTACCAGTTTCTTCGCTAAAGACCTGCGCGGCAACGCGGCCGTCAAGCACAGCCTAGAACTTACGAAAGGTGCATGGCTGACAACATTTGCCGCCAGCGGACTATGGAATATGATGACCTTTGGTGCGATGGATGCAGTCCTACGCCCCGGCACCAACGCCGTACTCTATCGTCAATACAGTGCCACCAAAGAGAAACCGGCTGCCCACTGGCTATCATGGCTGACGCTACTGCTACCCATCGTCCTGGCGGTCTTTATCGGGCTGCTCATCTTAATGGCCGTGCTACTCTTCGCCGCCGCCGACTATTCATTTAGCGCATGA